A genomic region of Vitreimonas flagellata contains the following coding sequences:
- a CDS encoding replicative DNA helicase, giving the protein MSSQQALPLGAPASAPQQRVTPHNLEAEQALLGAILFDNETLNRITQQLRPQHFYDPVHGRIFAACQEMIATGHIADGVTLKERFARDGGIKEIGGAVYLMKLMDLAAPLSAQAQSYAELIYDMALRRELIRVGNVIADLAENPPERHDAKDIIEEAERTLFTLAESGGANKGFQDFRTALTASINVATAAKNRGSDVSGISTGFRDLDHLMGGLHGSDLIILAGRPSMGKTAFALNLAMNVARIKQKALQENPEAEHLGGTVGFFSLEMSAEQLATRILSDFAGIESHRIRQGKIDKDEYVRLADSATELQMLPLHVDETGGISIGALTNRARRLKRTSGLDLIVVDYLQLVTGSGKTDGRVQEVSEVTQGLKALAKDLQVPVIALSQLSRQVESREDKRPQLSDLRESGSIEQDADIVMFVYREEYYLSRAEPEQGTEAHFTWEQKRAAVANRAELIIGKNRHGPIETVHLNFHGQFTRFSSIAR; this is encoded by the coding sequence CCACAACAGCGCGTCACCCCGCACAATCTCGAAGCCGAGCAGGCGCTGCTCGGCGCCATCCTGTTCGACAATGAAACGCTGAACCGGATCACGCAGCAGCTGCGCCCGCAGCATTTCTACGATCCCGTGCACGGCCGCATCTTCGCCGCCTGCCAAGAGATGATCGCCACCGGCCACATCGCCGACGGCGTGACGCTAAAGGAGCGCTTCGCGCGCGACGGCGGCATCAAGGAGATCGGCGGCGCCGTCTATCTGATGAAGCTGATGGATCTCGCAGCACCGCTTTCGGCGCAGGCGCAATCCTACGCTGAACTCATCTACGACATGGCGCTGCGCCGCGAACTCATTCGCGTCGGCAATGTCATCGCCGATCTCGCCGAAAACCCGCCAGAGCGCCACGACGCCAAGGACATCATCGAAGAAGCCGAGCGCACGCTCTTCACGCTCGCCGAAAGCGGCGGCGCCAACAAAGGCTTCCAGGACTTCCGCACCGCGCTCACCGCCTCGATCAACGTCGCCACCGCCGCCAAAAACCGCGGCTCAGACGTCTCCGGCATCTCCACCGGCTTCCGCGATCTCGATCATCTGATGGGCGGCCTGCACGGCTCCGACCTCATCATTCTCGCCGGTCGTCCGTCGATGGGCAAAACCGCGTTCGCGCTGAACCTCGCGATGAACGTGGCGCGCATCAAACAGAAAGCGCTGCAGGAAAATCCCGAAGCCGAACATCTCGGCGGCACAGTCGGCTTCTTCTCACTCGAAATGTCGGCCGAGCAATTGGCGACACGTATTCTGTCGGACTTCGCCGGAATCGAGTCGCATCGCATTCGCCAAGGCAAAATCGACAAGGACGAATATGTCCGCCTCGCGGACTCCGCCACCGAACTACAAATGCTGCCGCTGCACGTCGACGAAACCGGCGGCATTTCCATCGGCGCGCTGACCAATCGCGCGCGGCGCTTGAAACGCACCTCTGGCCTCGACCTCATCGTCGTCGACTACCTCCAGCTCGTCACCGGCTCCGGCAAGACCGACGGCCGCGTGCAGGAAGTCTCGGAAGTCACCCAGGGCCTCAAAGCGTTGGCCAAGGATCTGCAAGTCCCGGTCATCGCGCTCTCCCAACTCTCGCGCCAAGTCGAATCCCGCGAAGACAAACGCCCGCAGCTCTCAGACCTGCGCGAATCCGGCTCGATCGAGCAGGACGCCGACATCGTCATGTTCGTGTATCGCGAGGAATATTACCTAAGCCGCGCCGAGCCCGAACAAGGCACCGAGGCGCACTTCACCTGGGAGCAGAAGCGCGCCGCGGTTGCGAACCGGGCTGAGCTCATTATAGGCAAGAACCGCCACGGCCCCATCGAAACGGTGCATCTCAATTTCCACGGTCAATTCACCCGATTCAGCTCCATCGCCCGCTGA
- the alr gene encoding alanine racemase, with protein sequence MRVDYNAVAENWRFFKKRAPNAAVAAVVKADAYGLGAVAASRALAQAGARAFFTATSGEALRVRKALGEGPQIFVLNGPSEKDLAHYADAKLTPILNSIAQIKIWDARGPAGLHIDTGMNRLGLGPEELTQSMVALKGASLALVMSHLACGSDLKHEMNATQLKRFIDAASLFPQAPLSLSATAGALIGPDYHFDLIRPGVGLYGSGGLDADNPQLIPAALIEAPILQVRDVEPGESFGYGGTFTAAQKMRTATVALGYADGYLRSLSGRGYGVLGGVKRPILGRVSMDLIILDVTGCAEAQPGAMVEFLGPNAPLDDIAALAGTASYEILTTFAGTVRKTGART encoded by the coding sequence CTGCGCGTCGATTACAACGCTGTGGCGGAGAACTGGCGCTTCTTCAAAAAGCGCGCGCCGAACGCTGCTGTCGCTGCCGTCGTCAAAGCCGACGCGTATGGGCTAGGCGCGGTGGCCGCATCACGCGCTTTGGCGCAAGCGGGCGCGCGCGCGTTTTTCACCGCAACCTCCGGCGAAGCGCTGCGCGTGCGCAAGGCGCTCGGCGAAGGCCCGCAAATCTTCGTGCTCAACGGCCCAAGCGAGAAAGACCTCGCGCACTACGCGGACGCCAAGCTCACGCCGATCCTGAACTCGATCGCGCAAATCAAAATCTGGGACGCGCGCGGCCCTGCCGGTCTGCACATCGACACCGGGATGAACCGACTTGGGCTTGGCCCCGAAGAGCTGACGCAAAGCATGGTCGCGCTGAAAGGCGCCTCGCTCGCCCTCGTGATGAGCCATCTCGCTTGCGGCTCTGACCTGAAGCACGAGATGAACGCCACCCAGCTGAAGCGCTTCATCGACGCCGCCTCGCTCTTTCCGCAAGCGCCGCTCTCGCTCTCCGCCACCGCGGGCGCCCTGATCGGCCCCGACTATCATTTCGATCTCATTCGTCCGGGCGTCGGCCTTTACGGCTCCGGCGGGCTGGACGCAGACAATCCGCAACTCATCCCTGCGGCGCTCATCGAAGCGCCCATCCTGCAAGTGCGCGACGTCGAGCCGGGCGAAAGCTTCGGCTATGGCGGCACGTTCACTGCGGCACAAAAGATGCGCACCGCCACCGTCGCACTCGGTTACGCGGACGGCTACTTGCGGTCGCTGAGCGGGCGCGGTTATGGCGTTCTGGGGGGCGTAAAGCGCCCAATTCTAGGACGCGTTTCGATGGATCTGATCATCCTTGATGTCACCGGCTGCGCGGAAGCGCAGCCCGGCGCGATGGTCGAATTTCTCGGCCCCAATGCACCATTGGACGATATCGCCGCACTGGCGGGTACTGCATCCTACGAAATCCTCACCACATTCGCTGGCACTGTGCGCAAGACCGGAGCCCGCACGTGA
- a CDS encoding MlaE family ABC transporter permease, whose protein sequence is MNPFTSIGRSTLSIFAEIGRFSMFAARAVAAIFSPPYFAGQLGRQCFQIGYLSLPVIGLTAVFIGAALALNIYVGGARFNAESFVPNIVVLGITRELGPVLAGLMLAGRVSAGIAAEIGTMRVTEQIDAMTTLSTDPFKFLIAPRVLAAVLTLPVLVAVADIIGVMGGYLVAVNSLDFNGATYLRNTFNFLETQDVVLGLTKAAVFGFIIAVMGAYQGYNSSGGALGVGRATTNAVVGAIVLILAVNYLITAFFVE, encoded by the coding sequence ATCAATCCCTTCACCTCGATCGGCCGCTCGACGCTCAGCATCTTCGCCGAGATCGGCCGTTTCTCCATGTTCGCCGCGCGCGCGGTCGCTGCGATCTTTTCGCCGCCCTATTTCGCCGGCCAACTCGGCCGCCAATGTTTTCAGATCGGCTATCTCTCGTTGCCCGTGATCGGCCTCACCGCCGTGTTCATTGGCGCAGCGCTCGCGCTCAACATTTATGTTGGCGGCGCGCGCTTCAACGCTGAGAGCTTCGTGCCCAACATCGTCGTGCTCGGCATCACGCGCGAACTTGGTCCCGTGCTCGCCGGCCTCATGCTCGCCGGCCGCGTCAGCGCCGGCATCGCGGCTGAGATCGGCACGATGCGCGTCACCGAACAGATCGACGCGATGACCACGCTCTCGACCGACCCGTTCAAATTCCTGATCGCACCGCGCGTGCTCGCCGCCGTGCTGACCCTGCCCGTGCTCGTGGCCGTCGCCGACATTATCGGCGTCATGGGCGGCTATCTCGTCGCCGTGAACAGCCTTGATTTCAACGGCGCGACCTATCTGCGCAACACATTCAACTTCCTCGAAACGCAGGACGTGGTGCTGGGCCTCACCAAAGCCGCTGTGTTCGGCTTCATCATCGCCGTGATGGGCGCCTATCAGGGCTACAACAGCTCCGGCGGCGCGCTCGGCGTTGGCCGCGCCACCACCAATGCCGTCGTCGGCGCCATCGTGCTGATCCTGGCGGTGAACTACCTCATCACCGCGTTCTTCGTGGAGTAG